The sequence TATTTATTGACCTACACAACAAAACAAATCACTTAAAGGAGTGTGTGGAACGGGAAAAACAAAGGTAAATAAAATCAGTTAATgttgatttatttctttctttgaaatatGAGAAATGCTTGTAATGTTTGTTTACCAGTTAAGAATCTATTTGCATTCTGTATTCCATAAGTTACTACATAAAGAAGGAAATCATAAACGCAACATAATAAAGCCACATTTTATTACTGTTGGCAACTCCCGAATTAGAACTTCTAGTTAGGCATAAGAGAACTGTCCATGAAAGAGTTCGAGAAGTGAAGATGAGAAAAAACGTGAACGTAACACAATGGATGAGATGTACCTGCAAGAGAGACCTTTCGCAGCCTGAATTAACCTGCCTTCTTCGCACAAGAGCATCCCGTGCCCTGATTGCTTGGGCCCACAACTCATTGCCTTTATTGTCCTTGCATTTTGACAATGGTGGTATGTTCCCAATTGAAGGGTGGTCAGGAGATTTTGCAGCTTGAATCACCCAGTTCAGCATTCTTGATAGTGATTCTCGTTTTCTCTTCCGTGGACTAAACAATTTCTCCCCAATACTAGGATCCAAGATCACAACGTCGTCGCCATCATTATCGGTAGAACATTTTTCATTGTAAGGCTTCACCCGGCGCACAAGGTGCTCCTCGGCTAGGGCAGGGGTAGGGGGAGGATGGGCACATATGTCTGCAGACTTTCCCTTGCATTTGCCAGTATattcttgaaaattttcatcatcatcagTATGTCTACTACCAGCACTATGTACATCTTTAGTATCTGGCAGGCCTATTTTACTTTTCACAACATTGATACCGaaatttttgctctttttcttatattttccaTCTTTCCCCTTTTTAGACCCATTTGATAACAACTTTCTAAACTCTGCCTCTAGTTCCATTGATAAGCAATTAAATTTCCCACCAGGTCGGCACTGCCCATTTCCCAATCTCCTACTACTGTTGCTTCCCCTCAACCACCTTTCCAACTCATACAGGTACTTAAAGTAGACTAATTTTACTGAAGCTGAAGCTGCAAGATCCAACCCTAGCTCTTTCACCACAAAACTCCAGAAGCCATTGACCAAATCAAATCCACCTCTCTTTCTTACCACCCGgaaaagtttaaataaatcaagcgATTTCCCACCGCCAAGCAATGCTGGAATGGGCCTAAAGCTGCCTCTAGCAGCAGCCTCGTTGGCAAAAACCGAAAGAACCTGATCAAATAGGCATCTGAGCTTAACTTCGTGATCATCATCAGACTCTTCGACAGCATTATGATCCTTTACAGCATGATTCACATCAGGGCGACAAGTACTATCCTTAAATCCACTGGTAACATCAGCACAATCTAAAGAAGACCCGTTGGTTAACATCGACCATCCTGCCATAAGCCCCTACTATTTGTTTCTCTTCTTAGCTCATTGTCCTTGTgatcataaatcaaaataaaagacaagACCAAAACCAGAACCAcaacaaataagaaataagaaataaagagtACAAAACTCTCATCTTTAAGCCGTTTTCACAAATTGGTATCAGGAAAATCATACAACAAAATTAACTCATAGCTGACAAAGAACTAGAAAGTTGACATAAATCTAGAAATCCTCTTAACATGGCATGCTACTGTTATTAAGGCCAAACAAAGTTGGCAGCTTTTTAACcctatttcattttcaaagatTCTTACCTCATTTTCTGGGTATTGAATTGAATTTGCTCTTCTGAGCAATGTTTCTTTATTTGCAAAGCCACCAAATTCATGTAAAGAAAGTTGAAGAGACTGTACAAAAGAGAACAACCCAAAATTAAGGATACAGAAATCTGGATTCTTGAAAAAGCAGAACacaatttagaatttaaaattgaaagcaAAAATAGTGGGATCTAACTGAACAATACAAAGagacaaaagataaaatttatgattagGGTCTCAAttctcaataataataaagattatAGATGGTAATTAACTTAATAACAAGCAATTAAAATCTCAACtttacaagaaaacaaaacataaaataggtatataattaattttcttttccatttttatttttacctgGGGTTATGCTATAGTGAATGTAAAAAGTAGGACAAGGGTTTGGGATTTAATTTGACAACAAAGCAGTTGACCATAACtgtaacatatatatatatatatat comes from Ricinus communis isolate WT05 ecotype wild-type chromosome 5, ASM1957865v1, whole genome shotgun sequence and encodes:
- the LOC8287406 gene encoding AT-rich interactive domain-containing protein 2, with amino-acid sequence MAGWSMLTNGSSLDCADVTSGFKDSTCRPDVNHAVKDHNAVEESDDDHEVKLRCLFDQVLSVFANEAAARGSFRPIPALLGGGKSLDLFKLFRVVRKRGGFDLVNGFWSFVVKELGLDLAASASVKLVYFKYLYELERWLRGSNSSRRLGNGQCRPGGKFNCLSMELEAEFRKLLSNGSKKGKDGKYKKKSKNFGINVVKSKIGLPDTKDVHSAGSRHTDDDENFQEYTGKCKGKSADICAHPPPTPALAEEHLVRRVKPYNEKCSTDNDGDDVVILDPSIGEKLFSPRKRKRESLSRMLNWVIQAAKSPDHPSIGNIPPLSKCKDNKGNELWAQAIRARDALVRRRQVNSGCERSLLQNHQKIHPSMYKDAIPPSDPSSERVRCSERLPALVKPRSCSCCNSCSAPKSQLISPPKTELENAPKAKVLMAEDLSAATATLSSSGDIHIHRHVSVGRRFQAEVPEWTGLVSESESKWLGTQAWPLEFGEHNAMVQEDTIGKGRPESCGCELPGSVECVRFHIAENRIKLKIELGSVFYHWKFDCMGEEIALRWTAEEEKRFKDVVRFNLPSLDKFFWDNSRKYFRRKTKEELVSYYFNVFLVQRRSYQNRVTPKHIDSDDDESEFGSLSDTYGQQAVTVPGTKMLMCSENKQCTDFK